The genomic DNA CTAAGATGCTGACTGGTGAACCAATCATGACTGACTTGCTTGAAAAAGCGTTTGAGCACGCATCAAAACTGCCTCCTCAACAGCAAGACGCACTTGCGAAATGGCTGCTTAACGAGATCGCGGCAGACAACGCATGGGACGCTACTTTTGCAAAATCACACGCTTTGCTGGCGTCACTCGCTTCGGAAGCGCTGCAGGAGAAGGACGGTGGCGACGCTCAACCACTCGTTCCAGATGAACTTTGAAATCGTTAACGACCCGTCGTTTTCGCGATTGTTTCGCTTCCCTACCTCAGCACATCCAAAAGCAAACTCGCGATGCCTACCGGAAATTCCTGGCCGATCCATCCCACCCCGGCTTACGATTCAAGCGAATTGCTGACACCTTTGATTTCCCTAGTGAGATAACCATCCTGCACATTCAACGCTGCAGAACGATGGCATGGTGCGGAGTCGCCGATCGAGCCTTTTTAAGTCGAGCATAAACCGCGGCCGTCGCGGTTATGCCAAAACGTTAGAACACAACAACATGATGTATGTACGCTTATTGCTTGTCGCTTCCGTTCTGGTCCTTGGGTTTGCGCGTGTGGGATACACTCAGTCGCCGTTTATTGTGCTGATGGATCCTGCGGGATCCGACGCCAACGACGGTTTGACGGCTGGCACGCCCGTCGTGACACTCCAGCGGGTGCAGCAGATCTTGAAGTCGACGCTTGCCGACAATCCCAGAGACGCGGAGGTTCGGATTGGTCCCGGCACCTACCGCGGGCAGAGCATTCGCTGGACATTCACGATGCCCGAACACACGATCACCTTCATGCCCCGCGCTGGCGACAAGGTGCGGCCGGTTTTTGATGGCGTGAAGAATCGCGGAACTTGGTTCCACCTCGACCACTCCTCGGGGCAAGCGACAGGGCTGAACTTCCAGTACATCCACGTTACGCGTTACGCGACAGCGATCTCGCTGAACGGGAACCGGAATGCGGTGGAAACGTGTAATCGCGGCAACTCGATATACGGCTGCATGTTCTCCGACGTTGGCGAGGGATCGACGGCCGCAGTGCGACTCGTCAATTCCAAAGACAATTCGATCGTCAACAATCATTTCGTGAACATCACCAGGTCGAGCCGGTACGGGCTGTTGCACGCAATCTATATCGCGCACCATTCGTCGGGGAATCAGATTCTTCGCAACCGATTCCAGGACTGCTGCGGCGATCCGGTTCGCGTTCGCGATGCATCCAACAACAACATTGTCAATGAAAACACGTTCATCCGCGCGGGGATCGCTGCAGCGTATTCCCAGTGGTACTGTGACCACCGTCGCAACGATGACGACAACCCACGCAATGATTGTTCGAAGCCCACACCGGAATGTCCTTCGTGGAACAACCAGTTCCGCAATAATCGCCTGCTGAAAACATACAACGGCGAACGGCTGCCCGCATGGGCTTTTGCGCAAGACGATGTTGTTGCCCTGTGTCCGCCGCCGTCGCCGGGTGCAAAGAGATTGGAAACCAGTGGCAACAGGCACGAATAGCCTATGGTCTAGCAAACGAGTGAACCGGCATGCTGAATCCGGACGGAGCTGGCTGGGCAGCGCAACACAGCAATCCGTTGCGTTCCGCCACAGTCGCTTGCGGCGGAAACCGCGTTCTATAGCGCAGCGTTGCCCCGTCTCTTTTGGTTTGCCTGCCCTCGGCTGTCGCTTCACAGTTGGAGAGCTCAAGGTCTACTCTCGCTGCGTATCTGTGTGTTGATGACGCTACGCATGGCCGCGATTGTTTGTGTCACCCTGAGGAAAATCCTTGCACCGTGCAGTCTGGGCTGTAAGAATTGATTCGCCGGGAGGGGGGGGAGGTCGTCGGTCGCTAAGCCACGCGTCAGGGATCCGCCGGGAATTAGTCGACCGATCCTGCGGGCAAGACCTCCATCTGACGCTTGTGATCGCCGGTTCCCCGGTGACAACTAATCAAATCTCCTGTTCTGCCTGGTCGTTCAGGTGAGAGTCGTTGTTGTGCCCATGCAAGGAGAGCTCACTTGAGGTCGATCCACATTATCCTTGCCAGTGCTGCTGTGGTGCTGACGATACTGGCTCCACTGGCCCGTGCTCAGCAAGCTGAAGAAGAAACTCCCAGCTACACGCTGATTACTGATGTCAATGTCTTCGATGGCGTGGCCGATCGGCTTACTCCGGGAAGAGTCTTGATCGAGGGCAACTTGATTCGGGCCGTCGGTCCCAACGTAGAGGCGCCGGATGGCGCGGTGGTGATCGACGGTGGCGGCCGCACGTTGATGCCGGGATTGATCAATTGCCATGTTCACCTTGCCCTGCCCGACGCGATTGCGAACGTGGAGAGCAAGCTGTTGTTCGCCGACGTGGTCCTGGGTTCACAGTTAATGGCCCGCGGATATTTGATGGACGGATTTACCACAGTGCGTGATGCCGGTGGAAACGTTTTTGGAATCAAGAAGTTCATCGACCGCGGCTTGCTGCCGGGGCCACGGATCTACCCGTCCGGTGCGCTGATCAGTCAATTGGGCGGCCATTTCGATTTGCGAAACCTGACTCAGCAGAAGACCGAATCGCACATGGAACGAATCGGCAATATCGCCATCTGCGACGGAGTGCCCGAAGTCCTTGTCGCGGCTCGTCGCAATTTTCGCCTGCAGGCGTCGCAGCTCAAGATCTGCGTCGGTGGCGGTGCTGCTTCCGATTTCGACCCGGTCGACACGATGCAGTTTACCGCCGATGAGATTCGGGCTGCGGTCACGACAGCAAACAACTGGCACACTTATGTCGGGGCTCACATTTTTACACCGCAAGCGATGCATATCGCCGCAGACAATGGTGTCATGGTCTTTGATCATGCATTCCTGATCGACGAAGACGCGATGAAAAAAGTGGTTGAGAAGGGAATCTTCCTTGTTCCGCAAATGAACGGTTTGTCTCCTGAACTCCTGCGGAATCCAATCCTTGGCCCGGTGAACCTCGCCAAGATTAGAACCGTTCACGGCCAGGCAGGTGACTTTGTTGCGTTGATTAAGAAGTTCAAACCGAAGATTGTTTTCGCGGACGATGCCTTTGGTACCGAGGACGTGGTCTTCAAGCAGCGTCGTTATGAGTTGGGATATCGGGCATCCCTCTTCGGTAACTTTGAGACGTTGCGGCAAGCGACATCGGCAGCCGGCGAACTGATGGCATTGACCGGCCCACGCAACCCTTATTCGGGCAAGCTGGGCGTCATCGAAGAGGGTGCGCTGGCCGACATGCTGATCGTGGACGGTAATCCCCTCGATGATATTTCGGTCATCGGCGGAACGATGGAGTGGTTCGATGCGCCTCCGCCCGAACCAATCGAGACGATCCGCGTGATCATGAAAGACGGGAAGATATTTAAGAACACGCTTTAGAGGCGTAGGTAAGGCATGACAATCCGTTGACCGTGGATCCACGGGCGACGCGGTTTGGTGAAATCGATGTCGGTTGCCACGGGCCGATTGCCGGTGGCGTTCTGCTGTAGAAGGATGTGCTCGCTTTGAAATTTACAATCGTTGTTGCTGTTTCGTTTTTTGTATTGCTTTGGCGGCCTGAACTGTCGCTTGCGTCCGACTACGACGCAGTTGTAGCAGCTGTGCGATTCTTTGAGAAATCGCAGCTTAGCGGCCAAGTCGACGAGGTTGAGCCTCTGTTGAAAAAGGGAGCGACTCGTAAACGCGGTAAGCCGGGATCACTCATCGAGATATTGCGGCGGGAGCAAGAGCATATTCGCAAGACGGCGCCCATGCGGGACGTGCGGCTTCGTGAAATCTATGTGGTGCGTGAAGACGAACAGGAACAGCTCAAGGATCGAACGCTGCGTTATATGCGTGCAAAAGGCAAGAATGTCACGGATGAGGAAGCCGATGTTCCCGCAGATGTGATCGCGAAAGCGTATGGGCTTACAGAAAATCGGACCGTTTGCATGCTGTTCTACGAGCTGAGCCGAGGAGAAGATGCCATTTCGGTCAATCTCGTGCTGGTTGCGTTGGAGGAGATCGAGGGCAAGTTTTTGGTTGCACATGTCTGGGATGACTAATTCTGCGAGGGCAAATCGCAGAACCATCACATGCAGCGAAGATCGCGATCAGGCATTTGTTAATGGAATATTAACCACGCGATTTCGGTGATGTGTACCGTTATTGGGCAGTTCGATTTCCCTGACCATGTATGAACCGGATAGGCGAGTGCATCGGAATTTGAAATGAGAGCGTAAGCTTGCCGCCCGGTTACGCGGGATGTGCGTCGAGAGAATCGACTTAATTTTGACAAAGATGAGCTGACGTGAAGTCGTCTCCCCTATGATATGCCAGCGAGCGCAATCGCACGTCCTACCCGCCAGCGTATGCGTTCAAATTTATGGCGGGGCAACTCAACGAACGAAAGATACTATGAAAACGCAGCTACGCATCCACCGCTGGATGTCAGCCCTCCCGGTCACGGCACTGTTGGCAGCCTGCCTGATGTCTGTTGGCGCCACCGCTCAAGCGGAGGAGAAAAAGCCGAACATCATGTTCATCATGGCGGATGACATCGGATGGATGCAGCCGGGTTGTTATCATCGAGGCTTGATGGTCGGGGAAACTCCCAATATCGACCGGCTTGCCAGCGAGGGCGGCCTCTTCATGCACTACTACGCCCAGCAAAGCTGCACGGCCGGGCGGACAGCGTTTTTCACCGGCATGAATCCGATGCGGGCCGGAATGCTGATGCCCCAGTTGCCAGGTGCGATTTCGTACCTGCGCCCCGGCACGCCAAGCCTGGCGAAGTTCCTTTTAGATCAGGGCTACAGCACCGGTGAGTTCGGCAAGAACCACCTCGGCGATCATCCCGATTCCCTGCCGACCGCGCATGGATTCCAGGAATTCTGGGGTTACCTCTACCACCTGGATGCGATGCAAGGAGTCAGCTTCCCCGACATCAACAAGAGTCCGACCGAACAAGCCGTCGTGCCGCCGATGAAGATGGTGCCGATCCCCGGCATTCCTGAAACGCCCGGCGCGATCACTCCCGAAGAAGGCGTTTGCATGGCTGCGCCGCGGCCGATTCTGTGGATGAAATCCTCCGATGGCACCGCAAAGAATCAGAGTGGCAAGGACGAAGGACCGCTGACTCTAGAACGCTCGAAGACTATCGATGAGGAAATTTCCGCCAAGGTCGTGGACTGGCTCGATCGCCAAGATCCCGAGAAGACGGACAAGCCCTTTTTCTGCTGGTATAACCCGGCCCGCATGCACATCACCACGATGTTGTCGCCCAAGTATGAAGCCATGCTTGGCGTGAAGGGGGGGAAGGATTGGGGAATCAACGAAGTCGGCATGAAGCAGCTCGACGACAACATCGGTGTCGTCCTCAAAAAGCTCGAGGACATGGGTGAACTCGACAATACGATCATCGTCTTCACGACCGACAACGGCGCGGAAGTCATCACCTTCCCTGATGGAGGCACCACTCCATTCAAAGGCGGCAAGCTGACTACCTGGGAGGGCGGCATGCGTGCTCCCTGCGTCGTCCGCTGGCCCGGAAAGATTAAGCCGGGCACTATCTTCAAAGAAATCTTCGCCTCCCAAGACTGGCTGCCCACGCTCGTCGAAATCGCGGGCGGTGCCAAGGATAACGACCTCAATGATCAAATCATGGCGGGCAAATATCCCGGTATCGTGAAGACCAAGCTCGATGGGTTCAATCAGACCGAATACCTGACGGGTGAGTCGAAAGAATCGGCTCGCGACACGTTCTTCTACTACACCGGCGCACAACCCTCGGCCGTGCGATACAAGAACTGGAAGTTCTACTACACAATGGTCGGTGCCGGTGCGATGGATGGACTGATGGGGGCTCAAACCTACCACTGGACTCAGCTTGCCAATATCAAACGCGATCCATTCGAGATCAGCGTCGGTGCCGATACGAAGTCGCTGATGAGTTACGCCGGAGCACTCGCAGCACCTAGCACTGCGTACGTCTACGACTGGAACCTGTTGCCGATCGGCCAACTTCTGTGGGAGAAGGAGCTGATGTCATATAAAAAGTTCCCGCCTCTGCAGATGGCAGCCAGCTACAACCTCGACCAGATCTTGGAGTCGTTGAAAAGCCAAAGTGGCTCCCGCTCGGACTGATCATTACCGATTGATCATTTGTTGCGCGGGTCGCTCTTCGTGAGCGACCCGCGATTTTTGGTCTCGGGAATCAAACATCGGACGGCGTTGGAACCTAACGAGTCCGTGGCCCCGGGCGGTGATGCGGGGGGCTTGTAAACAACGTTACTTGGCCGCCGCCAGGTGCTTTGGCAGGAAGTAACGAAGGTTTCAGCACTCTTTTAGGCGGGCCGGTTTGTCAGAGAGTCTTGACGCCTTTGATTTTGCCAGCGGGGACGGATCGCTGTGACACGTAACAACAATCTTACTTGGCTGGATTTTGTGGATCGGCTAACCGATCCACCTTCCGACGGTCCCATTCAGCGTTTGGGAATCGGGCTAGCGGTTTCTGCCCTCACTTTTGTCTATGGCCTCTGTTGGCTGTTGTTTCCGCCTGAGTCTGTGAGCCTGCCGCTGAGTCCTCGTTATGGCACCGGCCAGCAGTTTGCCACGAGCACCAGTGGGCACATTCCGGTCGCCGTCGGATTGGCGTTTGTGCTGCTGGGGCTGTACCTGCACTTTCACTGGTACTGGGGCAACCACCCACGATTAAACGCGTATTACGTACTGCTGCAAGGAATCGCCTTGCTGGGATTGGCTGCATCGATCATCTACGGATTTGCTGCTTTTGCCCCCACGTCTTGATGCGGACCCGAGAGCGAAATTCTTGCACGGGGTAGATCGTCTTGTTAAAATTTCTGTCTCCGGTGGTGGGGCGGTTTGAGGCCTGACGCAGGAACGAAGCGCAGCCAAAGCAAATCGTTTCTCGAGAGGCCGGGTGGGGCTGCGTCGACCCGAAGTAACCTGTAGGCCAATGAGGACAGGACCTCCACTCAACACTTGTGTTCGTCGGTTCCTCGTAGAGAAACAGGCAGATTCCTCTGTTCTCACCTGTTTGCTGAAGTGAGATGCATGGTTCTGCTACAACAGGATCGCAATTCATGCTGAACTACAAACTTCATTTGCCGCTCCTGATTTCTCTTCTTGCGAATACCGTCCACGCCGACAAACCTGACCTTCCTTCGCCACCAGCGGGATTCGAATGGCAATGGTGCGAGGATGTGAGCGTTGGGATATTGCATCCGAATCAATGGCACTTCAAAACGCAAAACCAAAATGCAACTCGTGGATACTTCATCACAAAGGAACCAATCGACGATTCCGGTGAGTTCAGTACCGGGCTTTCGCTGAATGTGATTCCGAATGTCGGAAAGAAACAGGGCGGACTTGCATCAGATTTCGCCAGGTCATTCGTGCGTGCGGCAATTCAGGATAAGGACTCGATACTTCAGATCATCCCACCGCGAAGTGCTGGGCCCGCAAAGACATTTGGCTGTCGAATCAAAACGGACGGGACTGTAATGCACTATTTCCTGATTGCGGACGACAATCGAGATGTTTTGTACTTGTTCATGTACGAGAGTCCGGAACAAGAATGGACGTCAGCGTGGAATATAGGGCAAACAATCCTGCAGAAGCTTTATGTTGACTTCCCGGAGTGATGAGGGCAGAAACATCGAGTGCACCGGAGAACGCGAGCTAAGCGACGTGGTCGTTATGAAATTTTCAGCGCGTTTTCGGTGACGCGTGACGTTCTGCCGAATGAAGTGCTGCTTGTGTCAGTGGATGCTGCCCCCCACTAGAATGTTGGCATGGACACCGTATACATCGAAACCTCAATCGTCAGCCACGCTTCGGCACGCCCAAGCCCCAACATTCCAATCGCGGCACTGCAACATCAAGCCCGCGAGTGGTGGGCTGTCGAACTGCCGAAATTCAATCTTGTCACTTCGCAGCTTACGATTGTTGAGGCATCTCACGGCGATCCAGCTGCGGCCGCCGATCGACTTAAAATGCTCGATGGCCTGCCATTGGTTCCGCTCGGCCCTGATGTCGATGCATTGGCCAAACTGATACTGTCCAAGCATCTGATGCCCCAGAAGGCCGCAGCCGATGCGGTGCACGTTGCCGCAGCCGCGATAGCTGGTGTAAACTATCTTCTGACGCAAAACTGCAAGCACATAGCGAATGCTCACGAACTTCCGAGGGTCTATCGCTTATTGGAAGAACAGGGCTATGACCAACTGCTGGTTTGCACGCCGACTGAATTCTTAGGCGGAGAATACGATGACGAAGAATCTAATACTTGAAGAATTGCATGCGACGCGGGAAAGACTGCTCGAGGAATCCGGCGGCACAATATCTGGCCTACTAGACCGCCTACGCGCGGAACAAGCAGAGTCGAACCGCCCAACCTACGAACCGGCGAACCAAGCGACTCAACGGAGCGGCGGTGGTGACGTTTCCGCCAATGGTGAATCCGCTCCCACCGCCCGCTGATCACCAACGTTCCTTGCTGGGACCATGGCGCTGTTCTTGATGGAAACGCAGTTGGAAAAAGGGGCTAAGGGACGGCTCAAAAATTAAATCCCTGAATCCCTGCTAGAATGAACAAGCGGGGCTTCGGGGATCTAACGGCAAGGAGTCGGTCATGATTGGGTATAGCGAATCTATCGAATCGAAAATGCGACACCTATATGAGTCGCTCAACGAAAAGGACCGTCGGCGGTACGCGGCAATCGAGGCGGAAAAACTTCCGCATGGCGGAACGGAATACATCGCGAAACTGTTTGACTGCGATCCTAAAACCATCCGACATGGCAGTCGCGACATCGAAGCGTTGCCTTTTGATGAGGCAAAACGACGGGTCCGAAAAAAGGGGCGGGCAGGCCGAATGCTAGCTGCTCGCAGCCGGGCCTCCTCGACGCGATCCGAAAAGAGATCGAAACTGAAACAGCTGGCTCGCCAGTGACTCCGGGCGAGCTTTGGACGAATCGCTCATGCCGTGATCTGTCCAAGATCATTGAAGAGCTCGGCTTCGTAGTATCGCCCAACACGATCGATCGTCTGCTCCGCGAAGAGCTTGGGTTGGGTAGGCGACAAGCACTCAAGGACGTTGCAATTGGCAGTGCACCCGACCGTGATGCCCAGTTCCAGCGGATCGCCGAACTCCGTAGGCACTACCATATGCGCGATTGGCCCATCATTAGTATCGATACAAAAAAGAAGGAAATGCTCGGCAATTTCCATCGTCAGGGCGTCTGCCGAACCAGTGGACGCGTCCACACCTTCGACCATGACTTCCCATCTGCCGGCGAAGGGAAAGTGATCCCCTACGGAGTATACGACGTGAGGACGAACGCAGCCTTGATGACGCTCGCGCGTGGATCGGACACGGGCGAACTGGTGGGAGATTCGATTCGCATGTGGTGGAACCGGATGGGGAGGTATCGTTACGATGGAGCCAAGCAAATGTTGATACTGGCCGACAGCGGCGGCAGCAATGGTTGCCGCGTGCGGCTATTCCATGAACAACTCTGGAAGATATCAGAGCACTTGGGGATCACGCTTCGCGTCGCACACCTCCCGTCCTATTGCTCGAAATACAACCCCATCGACCACCGCTTGTTCTGCCATGTTACCAGGTCACTCAAAGGCGTGGTGTTTCACAGCATAGGAGCGATTCGCAACGCGGCATCTCGAACAGCCACGAGCACGGGGCTGCAGGTTAAAGTAGCAATTTTGAAACGGATTTATCGGCGTGGAGTACAGGCGACCGAGCGATTCTTAAACGGAGATTATATCCGGCACGACGCCGAGCTCCCAAAGTACAATTACACCACAACGGGCTAACCCCGTCCCGGGAATTAATTTCTGAGCCGTCCCTAACAGACAAAACCGGAGGTTTCAGCACTCTTTTTGAGCGGGCCGGTTTCTCAATGAATCTTGGCACCTTTGATTTCGTCGGTCTGTAAATTGTAAATTTTACATCTATTTGAAACGATCGGAGCGTGACAGCAAACGGTCGGAACAACCTAGCCCCCTTAGTTGGTTGCCTAAATCTCCAGCCCTTCCAGTTAGCATCGTCATCAATGATTGGCATCCGGTTTGCTAATCTTCGCTTTTGAGACGCGGCACCTGTTGTGTCGCGGCAAGACACCAATCCCTTCATGGAGGAAGAGAGATGATTTTAATGCTTGCAGTTTTGATGACGGTCGCAAACGATGCTCCGCAAATCTCAAATGGTCGATTTGAACAGTCTGTCAAGACTTCGGGACTTCCGTCGTCCTGGTTGTTTACTTCACTCCCATCGAAACATCACCTTGTAACATACCGAACCAAGGTGGTCGGCGAAGGTGATCAGGCGTCTAATGCTCTCGCGATTCACGTCGCAGGCGGTCACCCCGACGAGAGTGTCGCTTACAATGCACATCAAGAGCTGAAGGGGCTGGCTGTCGGTAAAACGTATCGCGTGTCTGCTAAGATGACTGCGAGCGGCCTCTCCACTGCGCCGATGATTGTTCTGGAATGCCTTAACGCAAACGGTGGCAAGCATCTCGGATTCGCGCGGTCTGAAGAACGGCGACTATCCGGCGATGTCACTGCATGGGAGCGGTTCGAGACTGACATCACGGTCCCGGAAGGGACAGCAGTCGTACGACTACGAATTGGAATTCCTGCAAAGGGAAACGCAGGAGGGACGGCTGTGATTGACGACGTCGAAATCGCGGAAGTCAAATAGCAGACGCTCTTCAATTAGAGACCGAACAATGTGATTCCTGTGGAGCGACGGTGGTGGTGCGATTTCATTTGAATCGTCAACTCTCGCCGCGCTCTGATCGTGGAAAGTATTTTGCAATGAAATTTACCGGACCTCACGGAGTACGCCATGCATCAAATAGCGTTCGCAACGATACTGGTTTTGTGCAGCAGCATCTTTTCGCCAACGGCACTCGCCGGGCGTTCAATCACGTTGTTCAACGAGATCGACGAAAAGACCGGCCATGACAATCACATGGTCGCGGTA from Rosistilla oblonga includes the following:
- a CDS encoding right-handed parallel beta-helix repeat-containing protein codes for the protein MMYVRLLLVASVLVLGFARVGYTQSPFIVLMDPAGSDANDGLTAGTPVVTLQRVQQILKSTLADNPRDAEVRIGPGTYRGQSIRWTFTMPEHTITFMPRAGDKVRPVFDGVKNRGTWFHLDHSSGQATGLNFQYIHVTRYATAISLNGNRNAVETCNRGNSIYGCMFSDVGEGSTAAVRLVNSKDNSIVNNHFVNITRSSRYGLLHAIYIAHHSSGNQILRNRFQDCCGDPVRVRDASNNNIVNENTFIRAGIAAAYSQWYCDHRRNDDDNPRNDCSKPTPECPSWNNQFRNNRLLKTYNGERLPAWAFAQDDVVALCPPPSPGAKRLETSGNRHE
- a CDS encoding metal-dependent hydrolase family protein, with amino-acid sequence MRSIHIILASAAVVLTILAPLARAQQAEEETPSYTLITDVNVFDGVADRLTPGRVLIEGNLIRAVGPNVEAPDGAVVIDGGGRTLMPGLINCHVHLALPDAIANVESKLLFADVVLGSQLMARGYLMDGFTTVRDAGGNVFGIKKFIDRGLLPGPRIYPSGALISQLGGHFDLRNLTQQKTESHMERIGNIAICDGVPEVLVAARRNFRLQASQLKICVGGGAASDFDPVDTMQFTADEIRAAVTTANNWHTYVGAHIFTPQAMHIAADNGVMVFDHAFLIDEDAMKKVVEKGIFLVPQMNGLSPELLRNPILGPVNLAKIRTVHGQAGDFVALIKKFKPKIVFADDAFGTEDVVFKQRRYELGYRASLFGNFETLRQATSAAGELMALTGPRNPYSGKLGVIEEGALADMLIVDGNPLDDISVIGGTMEWFDAPPPEPIETIRVIMKDGKIFKNTL
- a CDS encoding arylsulfatase translates to MKTQLRIHRWMSALPVTALLAACLMSVGATAQAEEKKPNIMFIMADDIGWMQPGCYHRGLMVGETPNIDRLASEGGLFMHYYAQQSCTAGRTAFFTGMNPMRAGMLMPQLPGAISYLRPGTPSLAKFLLDQGYSTGEFGKNHLGDHPDSLPTAHGFQEFWGYLYHLDAMQGVSFPDINKSPTEQAVVPPMKMVPIPGIPETPGAITPEEGVCMAAPRPILWMKSSDGTAKNQSGKDEGPLTLERSKTIDEEISAKVVDWLDRQDPEKTDKPFFCWYNPARMHITTMLSPKYEAMLGVKGGKDWGINEVGMKQLDDNIGVVLKKLEDMGELDNTIIVFTTDNGAEVITFPDGGTTPFKGGKLTTWEGGMRAPCVVRWPGKIKPGTIFKEIFASQDWLPTLVEIAGGAKDNDLNDQIMAGKYPGIVKTKLDGFNQTEYLTGESKESARDTFFYYTGAQPSAVRYKNWKFYYTMVGAGAMDGLMGAQTYHWTQLANIKRDPFEISVGADTKSLMSYAGALAAPSTAYVYDWNLLPIGQLLWEKELMSYKKFPPLQMAASYNLDQILESLKSQSGSRSD
- a CDS encoding PIN domain-containing protein → MDTVYIETSIVSHASARPSPNIPIAALQHQAREWWAVELPKFNLVTSQLTIVEASHGDPAAAADRLKMLDGLPLVPLGPDVDALAKLILSKHLMPQKAAADAVHVAAAAIAGVNYLLTQNCKHIANAHELPRVYRLLEEQGYDQLLVCTPTEFLGGEYDDEESNT
- a CDS encoding ISAzo13 family transposase, translating into MRKEIETETAGSPVTPGELWTNRSCRDLSKIIEELGFVVSPNTIDRLLREELGLGRRQALKDVAIGSAPDRDAQFQRIAELRRHYHMRDWPIISIDTKKKEMLGNFHRQGVCRTSGRVHTFDHDFPSAGEGKVIPYGVYDVRTNAALMTLARGSDTGELVGDSIRMWWNRMGRYRYDGAKQMLILADSGGSNGCRVRLFHEQLWKISEHLGITLRVAHLPSYCSKYNPIDHRLFCHVTRSLKGVVFHSIGAIRNAASRTATSTGLQVKVAILKRIYRRGVQATERFLNGDYIRHDAELPKYNYTTTG